The Streptomyces sp. NBC_00286 nucleotide sequence GCCGCTTCATGATCGACGGCGATACGGTGGATGTGGGTGACCGAACGCTGCTGGCCAAGCGGCCGCCGTTGTACGACAACCCCACGACCCGCGCCCTCTTCGACCCGAAGACCGATGTCCTGTGGGCGGTGGACACCTTCGCGACGAACGTGCCCACTCCCGTCCCCGAAATCGCCGACCTGTCCGCCGATGAATTTCGCGACGGCCAGTTCTTCGGCGGACGCCTGGTCTCGCCCTGGGTCGCGCTGCTCGACGGCCGGAAGTTCGGGGCGGTGGTGGACGACTTCCAGCGGCTGGACGCCGAGGTCATCGCCGGCTGTCATTCACCGGTGCTTCGCGGGCCGCGGATCGCGGAGGCGTACGACCTTCTCCGCCGGCTTCCCGAGCTTCCGGCGTGGCCGGAGTTCACGCAGGCCGACCTGGACCAGTGGATGGCCGCCGCCGAGGGATCGGTCCCGCCGGAACAGCCACGGCCATCGGCCACGTGACTACAGACCGAGCGACGTCTGGGGCATCTGCGTCTCCCGTACCTCCTCGTCGTCCGTGAAGGCACCGGACGACGCCGCCCCGCTGAGGAGTGTCGCGGCGAGCGCCGCCGCAGCGACGAACGTCCAGCGTGGCCGCCACGAGCGTTGGGTCTCGCCGATGCGCGCCGCAGGGGCTTCCACGTGCCCGCAGGCGATGGTGGTGCGTGCGTCTGCCGGGGCTTCCACGCGCCCGCAGGCGATCGTGGTGCGCGCGTCCGCCCACGCCTCCGCCTCGTCCCCCCGTACTCCGCAGGCCGTGACGAACGCGACGACCAGTTCCTCGCGGGGCAGCCGTTCCCTGCCGAGCATGGTCGCCGCCGTGGAGTAGGGCAGCGTGTGGCCTGCCTCCGTTGCGCGGCGTTCGAGTTGGCGGTAGCTCAGGCCCGACCATGCCTTGAGGCGCCGTAGCGCTGCCATGAAGGCGGCCGGGTCGGTGTCCGGTGGTGTGGGCGGTGCTGTGGTCATGGTGGTCCCCCCTGTTGAGCTGGACGTACACGAGCTCGCACAAGCTCGAACACCCTGACAGCTTGAGGAACGGCGACAGCGGCGGTCAACCTCGGCGCAGATTCCCGATGTTGGAGGTCATATGGGCAAGGGTCTGCGTCCGCGTCTGCCTCACTGTCGCCGTACGGGCGTCGGCGCCACCACGGTCCTCGCGGTTCTGGTGATGCTGGGCGGATGCGCCGAAAGCGCCGAAGAGCCGGCCGTCGGGCGTACGCCGGGAGGGGCGGCCGCCGGGCGCGCGGCACCGGTCGGCGCCGCGTCCCCGAAGGCGCGTGACGGGGAGTCGGTTGCCGACTTCCTCCGCCGGACCCTGCCCGCAGGGTCCGGCGGCACCGTGATCGCCGCACGTGGCGACGAACTCGCGTACTGCGGAGGGTTCGGGACGGCGGACCGCGCCTCCGGCACCCCCGCCAGCTGCCGCACCGTGTACGACGTCATGTCGATCACCAAGCAGTTCACCGCGGCCGCGATCCTGAAGCTGGAGGTGATGGGGCGGCTGCGGGTGAGCGACCCGATCAGTCGGTACCTGGGGCAGCCGGTTCCCGGGGACAAGCGCGGCATCACGATCGAGCACCTGCTCACGCACACATCGGGCCTGGTCGAAGGGCTCGGCGACGACTACGAACCCGTCTCGCGCGACGAGCTGGTGCGGCAGGCCCTGGCGTCGAAACTGCGGTCCGTCCCGGGTGCGGAGTTCCACTACTCCAACACCGGATACAGCCTGCTCGCCGCGATCATCGAGAAGGCGTCCGGGCAGGGTTACGAGCCGTTCCTGGCCCGGCACCTGTTCGCACCGGCCGGAATGCACCGGACCGGATACGTGCTGCCCAAGTGGCCGCGGCATCTGATCGCGGTGGAGTACGACAGCGAGGGCCGGAGCCAGGGCAGGCCCATCGACCATCCCTGGGCGGCCGACGGGCCGTACTGGCACCTGCGCGGCAACGGCGGCATGCTCTCCACCGCGGGTGACATGTTCCGCTGGCACCGCGCCCTCTTGGGCGACGAGATCCTTCCGGCGCAGGCCAGGAAGAGGCTGTTCGCTCCCCACGCGCGGATCCCCGACTCCGACGAGCTGATCGGGCCCGGCCCGTCGTACTACGGATACGGCTGGGTCGCCACCCGCACTCCCGAAGGCCCGCTCGCCTGGCACAACGGCGGCAACGACTGGTCCCTGGGCTATCTCGCGCACTGGCCGCGCGACGGCGTCCTGGTGTTCTGGGTGAGCAACCACGCCTACCAGGACGGGAAATGGGACCTCCAGGAACGCTCGGAGAAGCTGACCCTGGGCATCGCCGACCGCGTACGGGCAGAGGACCGCTGAGGACCCACAGAGGTCCCGCAAAAAATCTTCGAAGGCCCGTGCAACCCTCCGCCCACCCCGCGGGTCGTACTTGGCATCAGGGCTTCTGGAGGGGGGATCTGGGGGGATCCGCGGGGGTTCTGATGTTGGGGGAGGGGTAGAACGAGGGGCCTGGTCGACGGACCGGGCCCCTCGAAGCCTTTCCGGCCTT carries:
- a CDS encoding MBL fold metallo-hydrolase; the encoded protein is MTTMETFNLLQPYRIAEETFVIPWALEAPPVGHFPMNSMVIRGAEPVLVDTGAPAVRAQWLEAAWSVVDPLDVRWIFLTHDDRDHAGNLLAVLAECPNATLLTTWFSIGRMAEEWETPVNRCRFMIDGDTVDVGDRTLLAKRPPLYDNPTTRALFDPKTDVLWAVDTFATNVPTPVPEIADLSADEFRDGQFFGGRLVSPWVALLDGRKFGAVVDDFQRLDAEVIAGCHSPVLRGPRIAEAYDLLRRLPELPAWPEFTQADLDQWMAAAEGSVPPEQPRPSAT
- a CDS encoding serine hydrolase domain-containing protein — translated: MGKGLRPRLPHCRRTGVGATTVLAVLVMLGGCAESAEEPAVGRTPGGAAAGRAAPVGAASPKARDGESVADFLRRTLPAGSGGTVIAARGDELAYCGGFGTADRASGTPASCRTVYDVMSITKQFTAAAILKLEVMGRLRVSDPISRYLGQPVPGDKRGITIEHLLTHTSGLVEGLGDDYEPVSRDELVRQALASKLRSVPGAEFHYSNTGYSLLAAIIEKASGQGYEPFLARHLFAPAGMHRTGYVLPKWPRHLIAVEYDSEGRSQGRPIDHPWAADGPYWHLRGNGGMLSTAGDMFRWHRALLGDEILPAQARKRLFAPHARIPDSDELIGPGPSYYGYGWVATRTPEGPLAWHNGGNDWSLGYLAHWPRDGVLVFWVSNHAYQDGKWDLQERSEKLTLGIADRVRAEDR